A genomic segment from Microbispora sp. ZYX-F-249 encodes:
- a CDS encoding PIN domain-containing protein, with amino-acid sequence MAELTELHPRDVDRAARLVEGYAGLRLGFVDASVIALAERMRIDRVATIDRRHFTVVRPRHVLALTLLPAVL; translated from the coding sequence GTGGCTGAACTGACGGAACTGCATCCGCGCGACGTCGACAGAGCCGCGCGGCTGGTGGAGGGGTACGCGGGTCTGCGACTGGGATTCGTGGACGCCTCGGTGATCGCCCTGGCGGAACGGATGAGAATCGATCGGGTCGCCACGATCGACCGGCGCCACTTCACCGTGGTCCGGCCACGGCATGTCCTGGCGCTCACACTTCTTCCCGCGGTCCTGTAG
- a CDS encoding putative quinol monooxygenase: MIFITAKFRVLPQHADRWPEITREFTEATRAEPGCLWFDWSRSLDDPAEYVLVEAFRDDEAGAAHVGSEHFRTARRTLPPHLAETPRIVNVTVPQDDWSLLGEMAVPTED; the protein is encoded by the coding sequence ATGATTTTCATCACCGCGAAGTTCCGGGTGCTGCCGCAGCATGCCGACCGGTGGCCGGAGATCACCCGTGAGTTCACCGAGGCGACCCGCGCCGAGCCGGGCTGCCTCTGGTTCGACTGGTCGCGCAGCCTCGACGACCCGGCCGAGTACGTCCTCGTCGAGGCGTTCCGCGACGACGAGGCCGGGGCGGCGCACGTGGGATCGGAGCATTTCCGGACGGCGCGGCGGACGCTGCCGCCCCACCTCGCCGAGACCCCGCGGATCGTCAACGTCACGGTCCCGCAGGACGACTGGTCCCTCCTCGGCGAGATGGCCGTCCCCACCGAGGACTGA
- a CDS encoding serine hydrolase domain-containing protein → MQPISPEKAPEKAGFVPDLPQRLEALVRRGGAPALHGVVVARHGAVVLEWYGGGEDYVLNTPLGHVDFGPDTPHDLRSVTKSVVALLYGLALESGLVPDPGEPILSVFPEYADLAADPRRAGLTIGHALTMTLGLEWDESAPYTSPANSEIAMEMAPDRCRYVLGCPFAEEPGERWRYSGGAAALVGAIVERGTGRRLEEFARTALFEPLGVAAFEWSAGSDGRALAASGLRLTPRGLARIGQAVLDREVASGWIGEMLRPRVPAWENVSYGYMWYVGPGARTTAIGNGGQRLFLLPDLDLVVAVTAGDYNGPGQDTAPRAVLENVVLPALTSGDAR, encoded by the coding sequence ATGCAGCCGATCTCCCCGGAGAAGGCCCCCGAGAAGGCGGGGTTCGTGCCGGACCTGCCTCAGCGGCTCGAGGCCCTCGTACGGCGGGGCGGGGCGCCGGCCCTGCACGGCGTCGTGGTGGCCCGGCACGGCGCGGTCGTCCTCGAGTGGTACGGCGGCGGCGAGGATTACGTGCTGAACACCCCGCTCGGCCACGTGGACTTCGGGCCGGACACGCCGCACGACCTTCGCTCGGTCACCAAGAGCGTGGTGGCGCTGCTGTACGGCCTGGCGCTGGAGTCCGGCCTGGTGCCGGACCCCGGCGAGCCGATTCTTTCGGTCTTTCCCGAGTACGCCGACCTGGCGGCCGATCCCCGCAGGGCCGGGCTGACCATCGGGCACGCGCTGACGATGACGTTGGGCCTGGAGTGGGACGAAAGCGCGCCCTACACGAGTCCGGCGAACAGCGAGATCGCGATGGAGATGGCGCCGGACCGCTGCCGCTACGTGCTGGGGTGCCCGTTCGCGGAGGAACCGGGCGAGCGGTGGCGCTACAGCGGCGGCGCCGCGGCCCTCGTCGGCGCCATCGTGGAGAGGGGCACCGGCCGCCGCCTTGAGGAGTTCGCCCGCACCGCGCTGTTCGAGCCGCTCGGTGTGGCGGCCTTCGAATGGTCGGCCGGTTCGGACGGGAGGGCCCTGGCGGCCTCCGGCCTGCGCCTGACGCCGCGCGGCCTCGCCCGGATCGGGCAGGCGGTGCTCGACCGGGAGGTCGCCTCCGGCTGGATCGGGGAGATGCTGCGCCCGCGCGTGCCCGCCTGGGAGAACGTCTCCTACGGGTACATGTGGTACGTCGGCCCGGGGGCGCGGACGACGGCGATCGGCAACGGCGGCCAGCGGCTGTTCCTGCTGCCCGATCTCGATCTCGTCGTGGCCGTCACCGCCGGCGACTACAACGGACCCGGTCAGGACACCGCGCCGAGGGCGGTCCTGGAGAATGTGGTCCTGCCCGCGCTCACGTCAGGAGACGCCCGATGA